GGCGACACCTTCTGGACGACCGGCGCACATCTCAACTGGGTGAAAACCGACGAGCAGATCGACTGGAGTCGGACGTTCAACGAGGCGTACATCATCATGAATCCGGACGCCTCCGTGGCGACGTACACCGAGGCGAACTGCGACCTGGACGCCGACGACGTCGCCGCGTACGCAACCGTCGCCGAGCGAATGCTCGGACAGGATATCGTCTACGTGGAGTACTCGGGGATGTTCGGCGACACCGACATCGTCGGTGCGGCCCACGACGCGTTGGACGAGGCGACCCTGTTCTATGGGGGCGGCATCGGAACGTACGACGACGCCTACCGGATGCGACAACACGCCGACACCGTCGTCGTCGGCGACCTCATCCACGACGAGGGGGCGGACGTGGTCGCGGAGACGGTCGACGGCGCGAAGGCCGCGGCGAGGGAACTCACCCCTGACAACACGGCATAATTTCAGCCGGCGAGAACGGCACATAGAGTTATATTCGGGGAATTCGACGGGTATCTTGTGAGCGTGATTGCTCGGTACGCGATTCAATCCGATGCACTACCCCTCGCCGAGACGTGCTCGCAGGGGTCGATTCGGCTCGTACTCGAACGGACGGTCGGGGTAGACCCGTCTCGGCCGGCACACTTCTCGTGGGTCACGGAGGGGGCGACGGCGTTCGAGGCGGGAACCGAAGCCGACCC
This portion of the Halosegnis longus genome encodes:
- a CDS encoding phosphoglycerol geranylgeranyltransferase, with protein sequence MTAPWTDWDHIVKLDPDKTLYGDETFTDVCATGTDAIEIGGTLDITAEKMREYLTPCLAACAEHDVACYIEPSHASAVVHEPSPDGFLVPVVLNAGDTFWTTGAHLNWVKTDEQIDWSRTFNEAYIIMNPDASVATYTEANCDLDADDVAAYATVAERMLGQDIVYVEYSGMFGDTDIVGAAHDALDEATLFYGGGIGTYDDAYRMRQHADTVVVGDLIHDEGADVVAETVDGAKAAARELTPDNTA